Proteins encoded together in one Salinibacter grassmerensis window:
- a CDS encoding deoxyribodipyrimidine photo-lyase, with protein MSILPDRIQPLNDQGVQENARYVLYWMEQSQRAQHNPALERALHHASETGLPLLVVCGVTDDSPEEATLRHHTFMLEGLQETQKRLADRGLKLVVREGAPDDVALEYAGEAAVLVTDRGYLRHQRQWRARVADEAPCRVEQVEGDVVVPVEIVTDKAEYAARTIRPKIHEHLERCLQLPESVPVETPSLNLDVDSGRSLDDIEAVTDQLDLNRSIAPVSDLYPGGASEAEAILDDFLAEHLDGYDENRNQIHSHAVSHMSKYLHYGQISPVWLAQQVRRAEGPESDVESYIEELVVRRELTMNHVHFRPDTYDSYTCLPEWARESLAEHADDEREYVYSLDELEGSTTHDPYWNAAMKEMRETGYMHNYMRMYWGKKILEWSPDPKTAYDRTLQLNNRYFLDGRDPNSFANVAWVFGLHDRGWKERPVYGKVRYMSQGGLDRKADPDAYVEKVDRLATVAQST; from the coding sequence ATGAGCATTCTCCCCGACCGCATCCAGCCGTTGAACGATCAGGGCGTGCAGGAGAACGCCCGGTATGTGCTATACTGGATGGAGCAGTCGCAGCGGGCCCAGCACAACCCGGCCCTGGAACGCGCCCTCCACCACGCCAGCGAGACAGGTCTGCCCCTGCTGGTCGTTTGTGGCGTCACGGACGATTCCCCGGAGGAGGCCACCCTTCGGCATCACACCTTCATGCTGGAGGGTCTTCAGGAAACACAGAAGCGCCTCGCCGACCGGGGGCTGAAGCTGGTGGTGCGTGAAGGGGCGCCGGACGATGTGGCGCTGGAGTACGCGGGAGAGGCTGCTGTCCTCGTCACCGATCGCGGGTACCTTCGGCACCAGAGACAGTGGCGGGCCCGCGTGGCCGACGAAGCGCCCTGCCGGGTGGAGCAGGTGGAGGGGGACGTGGTGGTGCCCGTGGAGATCGTCACCGACAAGGCAGAGTATGCCGCACGGACCATTCGCCCGAAGATTCATGAGCACCTGGAGCGGTGCCTGCAACTGCCGGAGTCGGTGCCCGTGGAGACTCCCTCGCTCAACCTGGACGTCGATTCAGGACGCTCGCTCGATGACATCGAGGCCGTTACCGATCAGTTGGACCTCAACCGGAGCATCGCGCCGGTCTCCGACCTGTACCCGGGAGGCGCTTCCGAGGCCGAAGCCATCCTGGACGACTTTCTCGCGGAGCATCTGGATGGGTACGACGAGAACCGCAACCAGATTCACTCCCACGCGGTCTCGCACATGAGCAAGTACCTCCACTACGGGCAAATCTCGCCCGTGTGGTTGGCCCAACAAGTGCGCCGGGCCGAGGGCCCGGAGTCGGACGTCGAATCTTACATTGAAGAGCTAGTGGTTCGGCGCGAGCTGACGATGAACCACGTCCACTTCCGCCCCGACACCTACGACTCGTACACATGCCTGCCGGAGTGGGCTCGTGAAAGCCTGGCCGAGCACGCCGACGACGAGCGTGAGTACGTGTACAGCCTCGACGAACTGGAGGGAAGCACCACCCACGATCCCTACTGGAACGCGGCGATGAAGGAGATGCGGGAGACAGGGTACATGCACAACTACATGCGCATGTACTGGGGAAAAAAGATTCTAGAGTGGTCCCCCGACCCGAAAACCGCGTACGACCGCACGCTTCAGCTTAACAACCGGTACTTTCTTGACGGGCGCGATCCCAATTCCTTTGCCAACGTGGCGTGGGTGTTTGGGCTTCACGACCGCGGCTGGAAGGAGCGGCCCGTATACGGCAAGGTGCGGTATATGAGCCAGGGCGGCCTGGATCGGAAAGCCGATCCGGACGCCTATGTTGAAAAGGTAGACCGTCTCGCGACGGTCGCACAATCTACATAG
- a CDS encoding spore maturation protein, with amino-acid sequence MLETIRSIVGVLSAFVLPALLVGFPLYGLIKGVRVYEVFVEGAKEGFDVAVTIIPYLIAILFAIGMFRASGAMDYLVNVLDPVLGVIGVPAEVLPMGIVRPLTGSGSAGLVADMINQYGEDSLVVKMAATMFGSTETTFYVIAVYFGAVNIRDTRHAVPAGLFADFVGFLASVYMVQLLFG; translated from the coding sequence ATGCTTGAAACCATCCGCTCTATCGTTGGCGTGCTGTCGGCCTTCGTGCTGCCGGCTCTTCTCGTCGGCTTCCCCCTCTACGGCCTCATCAAAGGCGTCCGGGTTTACGAGGTCTTCGTCGAGGGCGCCAAGGAGGGCTTCGACGTGGCCGTAACCATTATTCCCTACCTGATCGCCATTCTCTTCGCCATCGGGATGTTTCGGGCCTCGGGCGCCATGGACTACCTAGTGAACGTGCTCGACCCCGTACTGGGCGTCATTGGGGTGCCCGCCGAGGTTCTTCCAATGGGCATCGTGCGCCCCCTCACGGGCTCCGGCTCCGCGGGCCTCGTGGCCGATATGATCAACCAATACGGCGAGGACTCTCTCGTGGTGAAGATGGCCGCAACCATGTTTGGCTCCACCGAGACCACGTTCTACGTCATCGCGGTCTACTTCGGCGCCGTCAACATCCGCGACACCCGCCACGCCGTTCCCGCCGGCCTGTTCGCCGACTTCGTCGGCTTCCTGGCGTCCGTGTACATGGTGCAGTTGCTGTTTGGATAG
- a CDS encoding aspartate kinase: MSDVSSPPPDFPEPPLVAFKFGGTSVGRPGRFRTVVRLIREAAAEGRVVAIVSALSGVSRQLASALEAVSSRADGTTVVENLAETLRARHAEQAEAVLSADQKPTYDAILDERLDALRCAFERVGPDADAPAARDAVLAVGEQLSVPMVTLALRDAGLRAPRCDATELVVTDDTFGAAQVQHDDTSERVRSWYRSLDPAAVPVVAGFVGATEAGSTTTLGFEGSDYSAALFAKFLGAQGLTRYTDVDGIYTDDPDANEDAERVDHLSMEEAIARSASGGLGMHPKTLRPLADAGIPMQVRSIVAPECPGTPIVPADSTADALWPMP, from the coding sequence GTGTCTGACGTGTCGTCTCCGCCGCCAGATTTTCCGGAGCCGCCCCTCGTGGCGTTCAAGTTCGGGGGAACGTCGGTGGGCCGGCCAGGTCGGTTCCGAACCGTCGTGCGACTGATCCGGGAGGCGGCTGCCGAGGGGCGCGTCGTCGCGATCGTGTCGGCGCTCTCGGGGGTGTCGCGACAGCTGGCGAGTGCTCTTGAGGCGGTGTCGTCCCGGGCCGACGGCACGACGGTCGTGGAGAACCTGGCCGAAACCCTCCGGGCCCGTCACGCCGAGCAGGCGGAGGCGGTGCTGAGTGCAGACCAGAAGCCCACCTACGACGCGATTCTCGACGAGCGCCTGGACGCCCTCCGATGCGCCTTCGAGCGGGTCGGGCCGGACGCAGACGCACCCGCCGCCCGGGACGCGGTGCTCGCTGTGGGAGAGCAGCTCTCGGTGCCGATGGTGACCCTGGCACTCCGGGACGCCGGGCTCCGTGCCCCGCGGTGTGACGCCACCGAACTGGTCGTCACGGACGATACGTTTGGGGCGGCCCAGGTACAGCACGACGACACGTCCGAGCGGGTGCGCTCGTGGTACCGATCATTGGATCCGGCGGCCGTGCCCGTCGTGGCCGGGTTTGTCGGGGCCACCGAGGCCGGCAGCACCACGACCCTTGGATTTGAGGGAAGCGACTACTCGGCGGCCCTCTTCGCAAAATTTCTCGGGGCACAAGGGCTCACCCGGTACACCGACGTCGACGGAATTTACACCGACGACCCGGACGCGAACGAGGACGCCGAGCGGGTTGACCACTTATCGATGGAAGAGGCCATTGCTCGCAGTGCGTCGGGAGGGTTGGGCATGCATCCCAAGACGCTGCGCCCGCTCGCCGACGCGGGCATTCCCATGCAGGTGCGGTCCATCGTCGCGCCGGAGTGCCCGGGGACCCCGATCGTGCCGGCAGACAGCACCGCCGATGCGCTCTGGCCGATGCCGTGA
- a CDS encoding nucleoside recognition domain-containing protein, which produces MIRSDSCLPYDAKVPMLNYIWSGLIIGSLLFALTVDTQELVENRFRNDTALPVAIEFPDGYAPDTRRQPVEVRIDSSTYQDLYDVDAAPDPAYAGTLVQTQEGQKIELDPDADLPEPLATIQSFHATDDNPALRGTLQEASQTAAGVGRTETALQFEPVRFRKLNDIAQAALNFAETAASLALSLIGVLGLMLGLVKIGEEAGLIESLTGIVQPILSPLFPNVPDDHPALANISLNLLANVFGLGNAATPLGIKAMEDLQELNPSDEKASDDMVMLLALNTSSVQLVPPSLLVAIMGLQINQLFFSITLATLFSTIAGILGTLALHRLPYFRATAPHRTADAEDSTE; this is translated from the coding sequence ATGATAAGAAGCGATTCGTGCCTGCCCTACGACGCCAAAGTGCCCATGCTCAACTACATCTGGAGTGGGCTCATTATCGGGAGCCTGCTGTTCGCCCTGACTGTGGACACCCAGGAGCTGGTCGAGAACCGGTTCCGGAACGATACCGCCCTCCCCGTCGCAATCGAATTCCCCGACGGCTACGCGCCGGACACACGCCGTCAGCCGGTCGAGGTCCGGATCGACTCTTCCACTTACCAGGACCTGTACGACGTGGATGCGGCGCCGGACCCGGCCTATGCCGGCACGCTCGTGCAGACCCAGGAAGGTCAGAAGATTGAACTCGACCCGGACGCCGATCTTCCCGAGCCGCTCGCCACCATTCAGTCGTTTCACGCGACGGACGACAATCCAGCCCTCCGCGGCACCCTCCAGGAGGCGTCACAGACGGCCGCCGGGGTGGGCCGGACCGAAACGGCACTGCAGTTCGAGCCCGTTCGCTTTCGCAAACTGAACGACATCGCGCAGGCGGCCCTCAACTTTGCGGAGACGGCTGCCTCTCTCGCCCTTAGCCTGATCGGCGTCCTCGGGCTCATGCTGGGCCTCGTGAAGATCGGCGAGGAGGCAGGGCTCATTGAATCTCTCACCGGCATCGTGCAGCCCATTCTGAGCCCCCTCTTTCCCAACGTGCCGGATGATCATCCGGCCCTCGCCAACATCAGCCTCAACCTGTTGGCGAACGTGTTCGGCCTGGGCAACGCGGCGACCCCCTTGGGGATCAAGGCCATGGAGGACCTCCAGGAGCTGAATCCGTCGGACGAGAAGGCGAGCGACGACATGGTGATGCTGCTGGCGCTCAACACCTCGAGCGTGCAGCTCGTCCCGCCCTCGCTCTTGGTGGCCATCATGGGCCTGCAGATCAACCAGCTCTTCTTCTCTATTACGCTGGCGACCCTCTTCTCGACCATCGCCGGCATCCTCGGCACCCTGGCCCTCCACCGGCTTCCGTACTTCCGTGCGACGGCCCCGCACCGCACCGCCGACGCCGAGGACTCGACCGAGTAG
- the dacB gene encoding D-alanyl-D-alanine carboxypeptidase/D-alanyl-D-alanine endopeptidase, which produces MSRSNLPFGERAALIAGLLMLTVGIGKTAGAQPVTEPQSTRAYIQSVVTDTIDAAPYTGALWGIEVTNVETGKRLFQHNPEQLFTPASTTKLLTAVAALRRLGPSYRYETGLYVDGLVQNGVLRGNLIVRGSGDPTLGGYAQRDDPTAVFRDWADSLRAAGITRIEGDILGDDDPFSDVPLGDGWSWNDVPYSYAAEVNGLVFNGNTIDLEVRGREVSAPGRVTWSPFETDFVRVRNQSRTVPRDSTSDEEYDRPFSENTFTVRSRIHPNEVQEETLTITEPTNYFAHTLRAVLLREGISVAGQGRDVDDAPLKPHYEADSVRRVGTYRSPPLRDIVRIMNHESQNLYAEQLLRTLAVVGPPDTTADDLTVGSAALGALAVRTELSEVGIDTSRVRVVDGSGLSRKNYVRPRAMSRLLTHMWGQAPPDRSAAFYDSLPMGGREGTLEYRFPRGTAARGEMRAKTGTLTGASALSGYVNTPSGTPLAFVIFCNHHLADTEEVRAAQDAIVNALAELPL; this is translated from the coding sequence ATGTCGCGATCCAATTTGCCGTTTGGGGAGAGGGCGGCGCTTATTGCGGGGCTCCTGATGCTCACAGTGGGGATAGGAAAAACGGCCGGCGCCCAGCCGGTCACCGAGCCCCAGTCCACCCGGGCGTATATCCAGTCCGTCGTCACCGACACGATCGACGCCGCCCCGTACACGGGCGCACTTTGGGGCATTGAGGTGACCAACGTGGAGACGGGCAAGCGCCTGTTTCAGCACAATCCGGAGCAGCTGTTCACGCCCGCCTCCACCACCAAACTCCTAACTGCGGTGGCGGCCCTCCGCCGGCTGGGCCCTTCGTACCGGTACGAAACGGGGCTTTACGTGGACGGGCTGGTGCAGAATGGCGTCCTGCGCGGGAACCTGATCGTGCGGGGGAGCGGAGACCCGACGCTGGGCGGCTATGCCCAGCGGGACGACCCCACGGCGGTCTTCCGGGACTGGGCGGACTCGCTGCGGGCGGCCGGCATCACGCGCATCGAAGGCGACATTCTGGGGGACGACGACCCGTTCAGCGACGTGCCGCTCGGGGACGGATGGAGCTGGAACGACGTGCCCTACTCGTACGCCGCAGAGGTCAATGGACTCGTCTTCAACGGCAACACCATTGACCTGGAGGTGCGGGGCCGTGAGGTGAGCGCACCCGGTCGCGTCACCTGGTCGCCCTTCGAGACCGACTTCGTTCGGGTCCGCAATCAGAGCCGAACTGTGCCGCGAGATTCGACGTCCGACGAGGAATACGACCGTCCCTTCTCAGAAAACACCTTCACGGTCCGCTCGCGAATCCATCCGAACGAGGTCCAGGAGGAGACGCTCACCATCACCGAGCCGACGAACTATTTTGCCCACACGCTGCGGGCCGTGCTGCTCCGGGAGGGCATCTCGGTGGCGGGACAAGGGCGAGACGTGGATGATGCGCCCCTCAAGCCGCACTACGAGGCCGACTCAGTGCGGCGGGTCGGGACGTATCGATCGCCCCCGCTGCGGGACATCGTACGGATAATGAACCATGAGAGCCAGAATCTCTACGCCGAGCAGCTCCTCCGCACCCTCGCAGTGGTGGGGCCCCCGGACACCACGGCCGACGACCTCACGGTGGGCTCGGCGGCGCTTGGCGCCTTGGCCGTGCGCACGGAGCTGTCGGAGGTGGGCATCGACACCAGTCGGGTTCGGGTCGTGGACGGCTCGGGCCTCTCGCGCAAGAACTACGTGCGTCCCCGTGCCATGAGCCGACTCCTGACGCACATGTGGGGGCAGGCGCCGCCCGACCGCAGCGCGGCGTTCTACGACTCGCTGCCGATGGGGGGGCGAGAGGGCACCCTCGAGTATCGGTTCCCCCGAGGCACCGCGGCCCGGGGCGAGATGCGCGCCAAGACCGGCACGCTGACCGGGGCCAGTGCGCTCAGCGGATACGTAAACACTCCCTCTGGCACGCCGCTTGCCTTCGTGATTTTTTGCAATCACCACCTGGCCGACACGGAGGAGGTGCGGGCCGCCCAGGACGCCATCGTAAACGCGCTGGCGGAGCTCCCCCTGTAA
- a CDS encoding M20 family peptidase: MLPDWFPGRRLLIGTGLALGGVLAVVAVQTSRVESRQVQTDPVNPAVAPEAPQRLAEALKIRTITQQDPAKLDSAAFREFYRYAAQAFPAVHAALDTTHVNGLSRLYTWRGSDPSLAPIVLMAHVDVVPIEDSSAWAHPPFGGRIADEHVWGRGALDDKASALGILEAIEALLKQDITPRRTVHVAFGHDEEVGGTRGGRALSERITAGGVSPALVVDEGGAVTRGALPGLTDPLAVVGVAGKGFLSLSLRADGPGGHSSVPPSRTSIEVLAEALTRLRDNPLPSRLTGVASTLFDYLAPEVTLPMRTVLANRWLTAPILRTVMNRRPATRAAIRTTTVPTRLDAGVKDNVIPTEARAVVNFRILPSQSIPEVVAHVRRLLDGLPVRIEPIRSTPPPSVSAIETPAFRMMQRTIGQVTADSVVVAPYLLPGRTDSGYYADHSDAVYRFVPYQLGPDDRSRIHGANERIAVDDYRTVVQFYTQLLRNADRLPVAQTSSAEPDG; encoded by the coding sequence ATGCTCCCCGACTGGTTTCCCGGCCGGCGTCTCCTGATTGGCACAGGACTGGCGCTCGGAGGTGTGCTTGCCGTCGTCGCGGTTCAAACCAGCCGGGTTGAATCGCGCCAGGTCCAGACGGATCCGGTGAACCCGGCGGTCGCCCCCGAAGCTCCACAGCGGCTCGCCGAGGCCCTCAAAATCCGAACGATTACCCAGCAGGATCCCGCGAAGCTCGACTCGGCAGCGTTCCGAGAGTTTTATCGGTATGCGGCCCAGGCCTTTCCGGCCGTCCATGCTGCCCTCGACACGACGCACGTCAACGGACTGAGTCGCCTCTACACCTGGAGAGGCAGTGACCCCTCCCTTGCGCCGATCGTGCTCATGGCGCACGTCGACGTGGTCCCGATCGAGGACTCCTCTGCCTGGGCGCATCCGCCGTTCGGGGGCCGGATCGCGGACGAGCACGTGTGGGGGCGCGGTGCCCTTGACGACAAGGCGAGCGCCCTCGGCATCCTGGAGGCCATCGAGGCCCTGCTGAAACAGGACATAACACCGCGGCGAACCGTGCACGTGGCCTTTGGGCACGACGAAGAGGTGGGCGGGACGCGGGGCGGCCGTGCCCTGTCCGAACGAATTACGGCTGGGGGCGTCTCCCCGGCGCTGGTGGTGGACGAAGGAGGCGCCGTCACGCGGGGCGCGCTTCCGGGCCTGACGGACCCCCTCGCCGTCGTGGGCGTGGCGGGGAAAGGGTTTTTGAGCCTGTCCCTTCGGGCCGATGGGCCCGGGGGGCACTCGTCCGTGCCGCCGTCCCGAACGAGCATCGAGGTTCTCGCTGAAGCACTGACCCGGCTGCGTGACAATCCCCTGCCGTCCCGCCTCACGGGCGTGGCGAGCACCCTGTTCGACTACCTCGCGCCGGAGGTGACGCTTCCGATGCGTACGGTTCTGGCGAATCGGTGGCTCACGGCCCCGATCCTTCGAACTGTCATGAACCGCCGCCCGGCGACCCGGGCCGCCATCCGGACGACGACCGTGCCGACGCGCCTCGACGCCGGCGTGAAGGACAACGTCATTCCGACGGAGGCCCGGGCCGTCGTCAACTTTCGGATTCTGCCGAGCCAGTCGATCCCCGAGGTCGTCGCCCACGTCCGGCGCCTCCTGGACGGGTTGCCTGTTCGGATTGAGCCGATCCGGTCGACCCCACCCCCGTCGGTTTCGGCGATCGAAACGCCGGCGTTCCGGATGATGCAGCGAACCATCGGGCAGGTCACGGCGGACTCGGTCGTCGTGGCCCCGTACCTCCTGCCCGGGCGCACGGACAGTGGCTACTACGCGGACCACAGCGACGCGGTGTACCGGTTTGTGCCATATCAACTCGGCCCGGACGACCGAAGCCGCATCCACGGGGCCAATGAGCGCATCGCGGTCGACGACTACCGGACGGTCGTCCAGTTCTACACCCAACTCCTCCGCAACGCCGATCGTCTTCCGGTCGCGCAAACGTCCAGCGCTGAGCCGGACGGCTGA
- a CDS encoding DUF92 domain-containing protein: protein MAGLPLLGTESLRVFGALVGLGALVGLGERLRGWGVRASTTRRLVHTGVSLFVVATPVLFERPLPVYVLAGTFTAANAIARSRHWWPGIHAVRPESWGTVALPLSVLVALGMTWSIAPDRLFAFQGAYLVLALADPAASWVGERSTRAQASVPDATLLGSLTFAGVALGLSVLVLEGATSWGARAVCGAATGATLIATLVEAVSGRGWDNLFVPVALVLVWVPLHEGVLGVGALGGALVAGTIFGGLAHWTNALSLRGAAVGGLFAASLVGLGGTEWVVPGIVFFGLSSALTYVQGSRPEAVAGDAPRRTEAQVLANGGVAWTALAGAAVLPSGGAVLPGGYAAFVGALAAAAADTWATEWGMRSSTAPWSLRTGRRVAAGTSGAVSALGTVAAMFGAASVVGAAVLTNGPLTGDVRWDVVLLVGAGLSGMVADSFAGAFIQAQYRTDSGEWTEMPPAREASPAQGWASVGNNAVNFLGTAVGGGIALVGLLLVA, encoded by the coding sequence ATGGCTGGTCTTCCTCTTCTTGGGACGGAGAGCCTGAGGGTCTTTGGAGCCCTGGTGGGACTCGGGGCCCTCGTTGGGCTTGGCGAGCGACTGCGTGGGTGGGGCGTTCGGGCCTCCACCACGCGTCGCCTCGTCCACACGGGCGTCAGCCTGTTTGTGGTCGCCACCCCCGTTCTGTTCGAGCGACCGTTGCCGGTCTATGTACTTGCCGGCACCTTCACAGCGGCAAATGCGATTGCCCGGTCTCGGCACTGGTGGCCCGGGATTCACGCGGTCCGGCCGGAGAGCTGGGGCACGGTCGCCCTGCCGCTGTCTGTGCTCGTGGCCCTGGGAATGACGTGGTCCATCGCTCCGGATCGTCTGTTTGCGTTCCAGGGGGCGTACCTCGTGCTCGCCCTGGCGGACCCGGCGGCGTCGTGGGTGGGCGAGCGGTCGACGAGGGCGCAGGCCAGCGTCCCGGATGCCACCCTGTTGGGCAGCCTCACATTTGCGGGCGTCGCCCTCGGACTATCGGTGCTCGTGCTGGAGGGAGCCACGTCGTGGGGCGCTCGGGCGGTGTGCGGGGCGGCGACCGGGGCAACCCTGATCGCGACGCTCGTGGAGGCGGTCAGTGGGCGAGGCTGGGATAATCTCTTCGTTCCGGTGGCGCTGGTCCTCGTGTGGGTGCCGCTGCACGAGGGCGTTCTCGGCGTTGGTGCCCTGGGCGGAGCGCTCGTCGCAGGGACCATATTCGGGGGACTTGCGCACTGGACGAATGCGTTGAGCCTGCGAGGGGCGGCCGTCGGTGGGCTCTTTGCCGCGTCGCTGGTGGGGCTCGGCGGGACGGAATGGGTCGTCCCGGGCATCGTCTTTTTTGGGTTGTCGAGCGCGCTGACCTACGTGCAGGGGAGCCGCCCCGAAGCAGTTGCGGGCGACGCCCCACGGCGGACAGAGGCCCAGGTCCTAGCGAACGGTGGGGTGGCGTGGACGGCGCTGGCCGGGGCGGCCGTCCTGCCGTCCGGGGGCGCAGTGCTTCCGGGGGGATACGCGGCCTTTGTCGGGGCCTTGGCGGCGGCCGCGGCGGATACGTGGGCGACGGAGTGGGGCATGCGTTCGTCCACGGCCCCGTGGTCCCTACGTACCGGACGGCGAGTGGCCGCCGGCACCTCAGGGGCCGTCTCGGCCCTGGGAACCGTCGCGGCGATGTTTGGGGCGGCCAGCGTGGTGGGGGCGGCGGTGCTCACGAACGGCCCCCTGACGGGCGACGTGCGGTGGGACGTTGTCTTGCTCGTGGGGGCAGGGCTGTCGGGCATGGTCGCCGACAGCTTCGCCGGGGCTTTCATCCAGGCTCAGTACCGGACCGATTCGGGTGAGTGGACGGAAATGCCTCCGGCCCGAGAGGCCTCTCCCGCACAGGGATGGGCATCGGTGGGAAACAATGCCGTCAATTTTTTGGGCACGGCGGTGGGGGGCGGAATCGCGCTCGTGGGCCTCCTGCTGGTGGCGTAG
- a CDS encoding dicarboxylate/amino acid:cation symporter, producing MPWYKKLHWQIIIGLVLGLIYGVIAASAGWGQFTSDWVAPFGTIFLNLLQLIAVPLILASLIVGVASLGDLEQLSRIGGKTLGIYILTTTIALVIGLVLVNTLQPGRTVPQEMRTQLEQTYQGDIEESMEVAEQAEGRGPLQPLVDIVPSNFFESASDNGNMLQVVFVAIFLGVVLLLLPGKKSEPLLTFCDSLFEAIIKAVEIIMLTAPVGVFGLLADAITSIAAGSPADLASLLGALGFYCLTVVIGLAIMVFVVYPIFMRLFTSISIPDYFRAIAPAQLVAFSTSSSGATLPVTMEVSEKNLGVSEQVSSFVLPLGATVNMDGTALYQAVSAVFIAQVLGISLAFTQQLNIVLIAVLASIGTAAVPSAGIVMLVVILESIGVPSAGLALILGVDRPLDMLRTTNNVTGDTMVASVVADTENQLNFPTNGVSVATTDVQGSVREEAAR from the coding sequence ATGCCCTGGTACAAGAAGCTTCACTGGCAAATTATCATCGGGCTCGTGCTGGGCCTCATCTACGGTGTGATCGCCGCATCCGCCGGATGGGGACAGTTCACCAGCGACTGGGTCGCGCCGTTCGGGACGATTTTCCTGAACCTCCTCCAACTCATCGCGGTGCCGCTCATTTTGGCATCACTGATTGTGGGGGTGGCATCGCTCGGCGACCTTGAACAGCTGTCGCGGATTGGAGGGAAAACGCTGGGGATCTACATTTTGACCACCACCATCGCGCTCGTGATTGGTCTGGTTTTGGTCAATACCCTTCAGCCAGGCCGAACTGTGCCGCAGGAGATGCGCACACAGCTAGAGCAGACGTATCAGGGCGACATTGAGGAGAGCATGGAAGTGGCCGAGCAGGCGGAAGGGCGCGGTCCCTTGCAGCCGCTGGTCGACATAGTCCCGTCGAACTTCTTCGAGTCGGCCTCGGACAACGGGAATATGCTCCAGGTTGTCTTCGTGGCCATCTTTCTCGGGGTTGTGCTGCTCCTCCTGCCCGGCAAGAAATCGGAGCCGTTACTGACGTTTTGCGACAGCTTATTCGAGGCGATTATCAAGGCGGTGGAGATCATCATGCTCACGGCGCCGGTGGGGGTTTTTGGGCTCCTGGCCGACGCGATTACTTCCATTGCCGCCGGAAGCCCCGCCGACCTCGCCAGCCTCCTCGGTGCCCTCGGGTTTTACTGTCTGACGGTGGTGATCGGGCTCGCGATCATGGTGTTTGTGGTCTATCCCATCTTCATGCGGCTCTTCACGTCCATCTCGATTCCGGACTACTTCCGGGCCATCGCCCCGGCGCAGCTGGTTGCCTTCTCTACCTCGTCGAGCGGCGCCACACTGCCGGTCACCATGGAGGTCTCGGAGAAGAACCTTGGGGTCTCCGAGCAGGTGTCCTCGTTCGTGCTGCCCCTGGGCGCCACGGTCAACATGGACGGGACCGCCCTGTATCAGGCCGTCTCGGCGGTCTTCATCGCGCAGGTGCTCGGCATCAGTCTGGCCTTCACCCAGCAGCTCAACATCGTCCTGATTGCGGTACTGGCCTCCATCGGAACCGCGGCGGTGCCGAGCGCGGGCATCGTGATGCTCGTCGTGATTCTGGAGTCAATTGGGGTGCCGAGTGCCGGCCTCGCGCTCATTCTCGGCGTTGACCGCCCGCTCGACATGCTCCGCACCACCAACAACGTCACGGGCGACACCATGGTCGCGTCCGTTGTGGCGGACACGGAAAATCAGCTCAACTTCCCCACGAATGGGGTCAGTGTTGCAACGACCGATGTGCAGGGGAGCGTCCGCGAGGAAGCGGCGCGGTAG